Proteins from one Sylvia atricapilla isolate bSylAtr1 chromosome 1, bSylAtr1.pri, whole genome shotgun sequence genomic window:
- the EPC1 gene encoding enhancer of polycomb homolog 1 isoform X5 → MVIPVPEAESNIAYYESIYPGEFKMPKQLIHIQPFSLDAEQPDYDLDSEDEIFVNKLKKRMDISPLQFEEMIDRLEKGSGQQPVSLQEAKLLLKEDDELIREVYEYWIKKRKNCRGPSLIPAVKQEKRDGSSTNDPYVAFRRRTEKMQTRKNRKNDEASYEKMLKLRRDLSRAVTILEMIKRREKSKRELLHLTLEIMEKRYNLGDYSGEIMSEVMAQRQPLKPTYAIPIIPVTNSSSFKQQEAMELKEYKVKQDKPDVIRPKRKYEKKPKVLPLSAAATPQQTSPAALPVFNAKDLNQYDFPSSDDEPLSQVLSGSSEAEEENDPDGLFAFRRKAGCQYYAPHLDQPGNWPWSSPKEGRLGDVRYRYCLTTLTVPQRCIGFARRRVGRGGRVLLDRAHSDYDNAFHHLDLEGFSSSQHSSISQFANTSETNTSDKSFSKDLSQILVNIKSCRWRHFRPRTPSLHDSDNDELSCRKLYRGLNRTGTAQPGTQTCSTSIQSKSSSGSAHIESETSLGLVHQILNHTDGSKSLQSPEFTAFTAEQYQQHQQQLALMQKQQLAQIHQQQANSNSSANTSQNLETNQQESGFRLNLHHSHSVKCLEGTLQGFVSKTLDSVSAQFAASALVTSEQLMGFKMKDDVVLGIGVNGILQASGVYKGLHLSSATPTALVHTSSPSTAGSALLQPSNITQTSSSHSALSHQVTAANSATTQVLIGNNIRLTVPSSVGTVNSITTLNARHIPRTLSAVPSSALKLAAATNCQVPKVPASSSVDAVPRENHETEKPALNNIADNTVAMEVT, encoded by the exons ATGGTTATACCGGTTCCGGAAGCAGAAAGTAATATTGCATACTATGAATCTATATATCCTGGAGAATTTAAAATGCCAAAGCAGCTGATTCACATACAGC CTTTTAGTTTGGATGCTGAGCAGCCAGATTATGACTTGGATTCAGAAGATGAGATCTTTGTGAATAAGTTGAAGAAAAGAATGGACATCTCTCCTTTGCAATTTGAGGAGATGATAGACAGACTAGAAAAGGGCAGCGGTCAGCAG CCAGTCAGCCTGCAAGAGGCCAAGCTGTTGCTGAAGGAAGATGATGAATTGATCAGAGAAGTGTATGAGTACTGgattaaaaagaggaaaaattgtCGAGGTCCTTCACTTATCCCAGCAGTGAAGCAGGAAAAACGAGATGGTTCCAGCACAAATGACCCTTATGTTGCGTTTAGAAGACGAACAGAGAAGATGCAGACACGAAAA aATCGAAAAAATGATGAAGCTTCTTATGAGAAGATGCTGAAGCTGCGTCGAGATCTGAGTCGTGCAGTAACCATCCTGGAGATgataaaaaggagagaaaaaagcaagagagagTTGCTGCATTTAACACTGGAAATTATGGAAAAGAG GTATAATTTGGGTGACTACAGTGGAGAGATCATGTCTGAAGTCATGGCACAGCGGCAGCCACTTAAACCCACCTATGCTATTCCCATCATTCCTGTGACTAACAGCAGTTCTTTTAAACAGCAAGAAGCTATGGAACTGAAAGAATATAAAGTTAAA caAGATAAACCTGATGTTATTAGACCCAAAAGAAAGTATGAGAAGAAGCCAAAAGTCTTACCTTTGTCTGCTGCTGCTACTCCTCAACAGACAAGTCCTGCTGCACTGCCAGTCTTTAATGCTAAAGATTTGAATCAGTATGATTTTCCTAGCTCAGATGATGAACCTCTTTCCCAG GTTTTGTCTGGTTCTTCGGAggctgaggaagaaaatgatCCTGATGGTCTTTTTGCCTTCCGTAGGAAAGCAGGCTGTCAGTACTATGCT cctcATTTAGACCAACCTGGCAACTGGCCATGGAGTAGCCCTAAGGAGGGAAGATTAGGAGATGTGCGTTACAGATACTGCTTAACCACCCTCACTGTACCCCAGAGGTGTATTGGGTTTGCACGAAGGCGGGTTGGCCGTGGTGGAAG GGTGCTACTAGACAGAGCGCATTCGGACTATGATAATGCATTTCATCATCTGGATTTGGAAGGGTTTTCCTCATCACAACACTCTTCAATCAGTCAATTTGCCAATACCTCAGAAACAAATACCTCGGACAAATCTTTCTCAAAAGACCTCAGTCAGATACTAGTCAATATCAAATCATGTAGATGGCGGCATTTTAGGCCTCGGACACCATCCCTACATGACAGTGACAATGATGAACTCTCCTGTAGGAAATTATACAGGGGTTTAAATCGAACAGGCACAGCACAACCCGGGACCCAGACATGCAGTACCTCTATACAAAGTAAAAGTAGCAGTGGTTCAGCACATATTG AAAGTGAAACATCTTTGGGCCTGGTGCATCAAATACTAAATCACACTGATGGCTCTAAGTCTCTCCAATCTCCTGAATTCACTG CATTTACAGCCGAACAATACCAGCAACATCAGCAGCAACTGGCACTAatgcagaaacagcagcttgCACAAATTCATCAACAGCAAGCAAATAGTAATTCCTCTGCCAACACATCACAG AACCTTGAAACTAACCAACAGGAAAGTGGCTTTCGCCTGAATCTACATCATAGCCATTCTGTAAAGTGTTTAGAAGGGACACTGCAG GGTTTTGTTTCCAAGACACTGGATTCTGTTAGTGCTCAATTTGCTGCTTCAGCTTTGGTTACATCAGAACAGCTGATGGGATTCAAAATGAAGGATGATGTGGTGCTTGGAATTGGGGTGAATGGCATTCTTCAGGCCTCAG gaGTGTACAAGGGCTTACACCTCAGTAGTGCTACACCTACAGCACTTGTCCATACAAGTTCACCATCAACAGCAGGTTCAGCCTTGTTACAGCCTTCAAATATAACGCAGACTTCAAGTTCCCACAGTGCACTGAGTCACCAAGTAACTGCTGCCAATTCTGCAACAACTCAGGTTCTGATTGGGAACAACATTCGATTAACTGTACCCTCATCAGTTGGCACTGTAAACTCTATTACCACGCTCAATGCACGGCATATACCTAGGACTTTAAGTGCTGTTCCATCATCTGCCTTAAAGCTGGCTGCAGCAACAAATTGTCAGGTGCCCAAGGTTCCAGCTTCATCCTCTGTGGATGCAGTACCAAG ggaaaaccaTGAAACGGAGAAGCCAGCACTGAACAATATAGCGGACAATACAGTAGCAATGGAGGTGACGTAG